A window from Rana temporaria chromosome 8, aRanTem1.1, whole genome shotgun sequence encodes these proteins:
- the LOC120909479 gene encoding zinc finger protein 501-like — MEEDVPLSYSRDSKQEYHSYTHHDQGEESKDIKAEIKEEEEEMLVSGDQKSMEEGEMIMECKQEESSLHMDTNGCRVRNSSERYPISSADWNSKDDGIRPTSPEVNPNAQNIPRPYHSSTSMDVSNPEGSSDQSQTITSDVQLSSHSAETSTDPSNPGKSSLTQEMVHASENPVSCLGCGASFKTKSELVVHLRSHTSVTFSCSECGKSFTEKRELLIHQKTHKTENPYQCSECGKCFHEEKRLLSHQRTHTGDRPYSCSECEKCFTEKSSLLSHQRTHTGERPFSCSECGKCFTQQGSLFRHQRRHKSELPFSCSECGKFFLEKAQLDGHQRSHTGDRPFSCQECGKGFTQKANLLAHQRIHTGERPFACSECGKCFTEKGALLVHQRRHTGELPFSCSECGKSFLQKGNLLNHQKTHNQEGPFLCSECGKNFTYKGNLIRHQSTHT, encoded by the exons atggaggaggacgTTCCCCTCtcgtattcccgggattccaaaCAAGAATATCACAGCTATACACACCAtgatcag ggtgaagaatcGAAAGACATCAAAGCTgagattaaagaggaagaagaagagatgttggtgagtggagatcagaagtctatggaggagggggagatgattaTGGAATGTAAACAGGAGGAATCTTCTCTACATATGGACACAA ATGGATGCCGTGTCAGGAATTCCTCAGAGAGATATCCTATATCATCTGCAGATTGGAACTCAAAAGATGACGGAATAAGACCGACTTCACCAGAAGTAAATCCCAATGCACAGAATATCCCCAGACCTTACCATTCATCTACATCAATGGATGTCTCTAATCCTGAGGGATCTTCTGATCAATCACAAACTATTACTTCAGACGTCCAGCTTAGTTCTCACAGTGCAGAAACATCTACAGATCCATCTAATCCCGGGAAGTCCTCTTTGACCCAGGAAATGGTTCACGCCAGTGAGAATCCAGTCTCATGTTTGGGGTGTGGGGCTTCTTTCAAAACAAAATCTGAACTTGTTGTACATCTCAGGTCTCACACCAGCGTGaccttttcatgttcagagtgcgggaaatctttcactgagAAAAGAGAACTTCTTATACACCAGAAAACTCACAAAACTGAGAATCCTTATCAATGTTCagaatgtgggaaatgtttccaTGAGGAAAAAAGACTTCTGTCACACCAGAGAACGCACACGGGTGATCGTCCTTATTCATGCTCAGAGTGCGAGAAATGTTTCACTGAGAAAAGCTCACTTCTATCCcaccagagaactcacacgggCGAGCGTCCATTTTCGtgctcagagtgtgggaaatgtttcactcagCAAGGGAGCCTTTTTAGACACCAAAGAAGGCACAAAAGTGAGTTGCCTTtctcttgttcagagtgcgggaaattttTCCTTGAGAAAGCACAGCTGGATGGACATCAGAGAAGTCACACAGGCGATCGCCCTTTTTCTTGTCAAGAATGCGGGAAgggtttcactcagaaagccaaTCTTCTtgcacaccagagaattcacacgggggaGCGCCCTTTcgcgtgttcagagtgcgggaaatgtttcactgagAAAGGAGCACTTCTTGTACACCAACGGAGACACACGGGCGAACTTCCTttttcgtgttcagagtgcgggaaatcttttctGCAGAAAGGAAACCTTCTTAATCATCAGAAGACTCACAATCAGGAGGGCCCTTTTctatgttctgagtgtgggaaaaatTTCACATATAAAGGAAATCTAATTAGACATCAGAGTACACACACCTGA